The sequence below is a genomic window from Chondrinema litorale.
TCCTATTGATAAAACTGGAAAATATTGCTTTTGGATAGTATAGACACACTCATCCCATAGGCTTTTCAGCTTTAGGTTTAGGCGGCCTGAAGTAGAGGGGCTTGTTCTGATTTCCTTTTGCTGATCTTAACGGCATTGGCCATCATAACTGCGAAAAAAACGTGTATCATTTCTCGTTTTTCTCCTTTAACCTTGATCTTATTGAGGCCATAAGCTGTTTTATGCACGCCAAAACTTCCCTCCATCACCGTGGCTCTTTGGCTAGAGATGAGACTTCTGAGTTGGCTTTCAGCAGGGTTGTTTACTTTAGGACCTTTCTTTGGAAAGCAGGTAAATATCTTCTTTTCTGTTAAATACTTCCTGTTTTTGTTGGTGGCGTAAATGCGATCTGCTCCTAGTTGATGAAGTGAGCCAAATATCGATCTATGTTTTAAACTACTTAATTTCAGTCTGGTACTTTCATTAAAAGCGCGGAACTCCATGGTATCGATAAAGCAGATACCATCCACCTGAAGCAGGTGTGCCTTCATTCCGAACTCAACCCTTTTAGCTTCTTTACCTCGCACTATCGGCCTAACATAAGCCTTGGGAAGTGATACAATCCTGTTTTTCAATTCTTTAGCTGGATGCTGCTGCAAGAATTGCTGTTGCTCGATTATCTTCTTTATAGTTTTTAGATATGTTCTCTCATGTAAGTGAAGCTGTATTTGTGGATTTTCGTTAAGTAGGCATTGCAGTTGCCCCAATCCTTTGGATAGTAGATATATCAATGACTTTTTACGCTTGCGACCAGCTTTATATGTCTTTTTACGACTACGATCATAAGACATCTGCATGCGCTTTTGATCTATATATTTGGAGCCAGGTCGTTTTACTCCTAATATTTTACAGTATCTGTAAAGCTGCTTTTCAAACACCCATTGGCAGCTCTCCCAGAGCAGCTTAACATCGGTAGGAAAACGAATATAACTCTCATAACAAGTAGCATCCATTAAGAGCACATGCGTATTATGCATGTCTGTTTTCCAGTGTTGGAGTAGTACCTCTTGAAGTTGTTGCCAATCAGTATGGTCCGCCATATACGTCCTGATTCGACTTAAAATGGCCTTATCCTTAATCTTTTGATGATCCTGTAGCAATTTATTGCAAAATAGCTGAAGGCTCCAATCGGTATTAAAGCGTGCTATGAGCTTTTCATCACTCAGGTTTAAATAGGCTTTTA
It includes:
- a CDS encoding transposase; translation: MRDQQLFQPQDYLTPKWYLFKSSKLGNVYDSIPWEQLSACLPKKNKGPGAPSWFSPQGMFGLMFLKAYLNLSDEKLIARFNTDWSLQLFCNKLLQDHQKIKDKAILSRIRTYMADHTDWQQLQEVLLQHWKTDMHNTHVLLMDATCYESYIRFPTDVKLLWESCQWVFEKQLYRYCKILGVKRPGSKYIDQKRMQMSYDRSRKKTYKAGRKRKKSLIYLLSKGLGQLQCLLNENPQIQLHLHERTYLKTIKKIIEQQQFLQQHPAKELKNRIVSLPKAYVRPIVRGKEAKRVEFGMKAHLLQVDGICFIDTMEFRAFNESTRLKLSSLKHRSIFGSLHQLGADRIYATNKNRKYLTEKKIFTCFPKKGPKVNNPAESQLRSLISSQRATVMEGSFGVHKTAYGLNKIKVKGEKREMIHVFFAVMMANAVKISKRKSEQAPLLQAA